In the Vanacampus margaritifer isolate UIUO_Vmar chromosome 9, RoL_Vmar_1.0, whole genome shotgun sequence genome, actttttaatattatttgttttaaaatatgacacaccttttttttttttccctcacagaAGCCCTTCTAAACAATAGTTTACGTAAATAGTTGGTTGATTCCTGAGTTCAAATcctatttgttaaaaatatctATAATAATGACATAAAATGCTGGGGCGGTTGTTTATCCTAGTGATTCTAAAACTGTTCACACCAAGAACCACCCCCAAGAAAACAACTTCATCTCCACTATCATGACTATTGTTTAAACACAACACTGTCCTTAAACATAGGACAATAAAAGATTGTACTGAAATAATTATTTGATAAATATGTATTGCACATAAGCTAAATAAAGACTGTACTAAAATGTTAGAAACAAACTGTTCTTAAAgataaaatttaaatgtattaaactaaaaagttaaaaacaaccAAAGTGTACTTTGGCAGTTATTCTCTTACCTATCACAAGAGGGAGCCCATGTGCCACAAGtaccacattttaaaaatgactggatGTAATAATATGATATGATAAGGTGATTTTATGTTGATGTGATTTTTAACAGTCATAATATCGCCCtatgatgaaaatgattttgaatcCTACCTTTGGTTTCTGCTGTGAGGTGCCACTGATCTTCCTGGGCACCCCGAGGGTCTCGAAGGAATGGCTCCGCACTCTGATAGccctctgagaaaaaaaacaataataaatgagcaaaatatggctgcatgtgAGATTGAATATAACTCTGCATGCTGACCTTAAAGTTCTCAATGAACCCCCCGCTGCCTTCGGACACCCCCCTGACACTCTCAGCAGCGGGGAGAGAGGAGGCTGATGGATGATCTCCCAGCATGCACTGCGAACGAGTGGAGAGTTCTGCCTGCAGACTCTCCAGAAGTGATGAACGCGTGCGTagctttatttgatttgatttttaaagggaaagggagattaaaaaaaatattatattacaaCCAAATAGACTTGATGAACTTGAGATGTGATGAGCATCTACCTCCAGTCTGCTGAACTGCTCTGCTTTATAGCAGGAAATTTCCGCATTGATGAGCTTGGTCAAGAGGAATTCTCTCAGCAGGGAGTGCTTAAGAAAAAGCCGGACTTTTTAAGCATCTCACTGTGCACATTTGGAGCAGGATTTCACAGATTGGCTGCTCATAAAATGACAATTCAAGTTATTCTACAATAGGATTTCTAGTTTTatgttttagtcatttttcaAAGTATCTTTGACTGACTTTTAACCCCTTCAGAAGTTCAGACCCAtcgatgattgcagtggacatggaaataaaaacacgagataacccccaaaaacattttttatgttgttcttatgtCAGAAAAGAGTCCAAAtaggaaaaaaaggggaaaaatgcccagcagaaaaaatgtgaacaaatcTGAAgggtttaacccctgggcgttattttattttgaaatggcttggtcagaaccaacaaaaagccaaaaaatggtcaaataacgcccaggggttaagatacaaattaaaaaaagaaaagaaaaaagttttatgGGTTCTTCTTACATCTGTAAAGACTGCAGGATCTGGAAGGACTGGACCAAATGGAGGAACATCATCTCTGGCTGTGACAGATATCTGTGACAAAAAGGAATTTTTAGGGTTACGGTTCTAACAACATTTCCCCCTGATACTTCCAGGTCATCTCGCCCGGGTaggacagatttaaaaaaaaacacaccacctGGTATGCAGCTTGGCCAGTGTCGTCTGTCTTCCCACTCGGAACCCTCCGGACCACGATGAAACAGTGCAGGAAGTGCGACTTAATGACATCGGCTATGAAAGGAGTTGGACCCTCCTGGTAGACCAGCGCTACAATGTCGTTACCGATGTGTCTCTTTCTTTGCAGCTGTGGGATAGGAGATGTTTGTCAGCAATGTGGCAGAAGTACAGTAAGATTCAACTCCTTTAGTTACCTAAGTTACTTGACTTTTACTAAGTTACTttagatcaggggtgtccaaacgttTTCGTTTGAGGGCCACGTAATGTTATGAAGAGGAATTGGGTTTAGTACaaatcatttatttgtgttttttgcatatctagaaaaatgctacagtatataaaccgACTTATTTGTAATAgcggcacctttttttttccacaccctTCCTTCTTACTTtgacccccaaaattttttttctaactgtGTCAAATGGCATTTTTAGTATATATTGCGGGccactgaaaaatggatggtgggccacaaatgggccccgggccgtagtttggacaccactgctttaaaTACTTAACCTctttctatttatgtattttttacaaTGTGTCTTAATccataaaagttgaaaaaatgtaataaggTTATTTCGTAGCCTAACGATACAGATGTCAATTTTGAAACGTAGGTAGTAAAagtaatcataaaaataaatacttaagtacagatacctgaaaaatctactCAAGTACAATCTCTGCTTCCCACCATTTTCCTGTTTAGAACAGAAAAGATATGTAGATTCACCAACCTGCTGTGGGTCGCCTTCTGTGAAGGGCAGTTTTGTCGCTACGTGGAAGATCATTTCTCTGCCGTGAAAGGAAGTGAAGACGGCCTCGCTTCCTGTTTGGCCGTGACACACATCCAGACCTCCTCTGAACCTGAGAAAAGGAAAATTGGGTGAGATGTTGCACTGTGAGTGTCTGTCAGCCAATCAAACAAAAGCAAGCTCACCCAGTGAAGCCTTGGAGTTGAACCGTGTTTCCCAAAATAGACAAGAACTCCGTAAACTCCTCGCTCTCCTCGTCGTTACCGAGTATGTCCTCCTCAGTGAACTGGTCAAAGAGTTTAGTGTGTTTGACTGGTTGTATAGTCGAACCTCTCAATTAGTATGCTACTGAGGATGTCGATTTGTTATTAGACCGGTTAAGTAGCACAAAAcgtcacattttaaaacacGGTTCAGTGAGCGGCAAAGAATAAACTCTACGTCTGTTTTTTTGAGGATATTTATAATCCTCAGAGTTTACTGAAAAGCAGgaccaaaaacaacaattcaGTTTTTACCTGATTCTCCTTCTGGTACAACACACCAAACTTGAAATTGGAAGACACTCTGTGTTCATCGAATGCTTTTATTAGTATTGGAGCCTTGAGGATGAGCGAGTGGAAATACAAgagtttaattaaaattaagtcGATACTTTTGCCTTTCTGGTCATGCTAAAGAATTACCTTGAGGTAGCTGACTGCGTCAAACTTTGAGACGGTCACTCTGTAGCATAGAATCTAGAAAtgatatgattattatttttcttttgcctGAGGTTCAGTCCTACGCAAGATCAATCTATACGACGCTTGAGtccaaaacaacatttaaaatgtatttttcattttccactGGCATCGCCAACTAATATTGAAAAAACTGTGTACCTTTGCCAGTTCGACAGCTGATGGAATGCCAGAAAAAAGTGACAGGGAGAAAACTCCATGCAGAGAACATTCTTTCATTCTATGAGACAAGACACataatgtcataaaaaaataacacagacTCACATTTAAGTGCTTATATAGGTAAATACTAGATTATTCAATGTAAAACATGATTAGCATTTCACCTTAGTATGACTCGCATCCTATTTTCGTCTTCCTCCAAACACACAGATAGAACTAGAGGACCTAATATCGGATCCACTGCTGTGAATGAATTGTGATACTggaaagtacaaaaaaataaagaaaaacttaGAAAAGCAACATTGATTTGGCTTTATTAATGGTGGATTAGTgcctcttatatatatatatatatatatttagaaaaagTAAAATTCCTCAATCCATCCATGTCGTCATTTGGGTTGTGGTGGTTGAGCTGAAGCCAAACCCCAGAGTGGTTGCTTGCCAATATCAGGGCACTTATTCCATACATGAAGGCTGATATTGAGGTTCAAACCCAGATCCCTAGACCTGTGAGGCAGACGTCCTAACCAATAGTACACCATAATGATAAAAGTATTCTTTGGAAATTTGACCGGTTGCTTAATTTTGAGTCGTTTTGGTCTCGTAAATTGTCATAATTTGTTGCTCTAATCAAGGGTGTACATGAGGGTAAACAGTGAATATACagcaaaagtctacacacccctgttcaaatgctcgATTTTTGTGATCTAAAAAAATGTGACCAAGATAATTTATTTCCAAACTTTTCCCACCATCAGTGAGGCCAATTGAAGAACAATGTTTTGGGGAGATtaagtaaaaaagaaacaatcgAGATAATGAAACAACATCTCTCAAACACATATAGGAAAATGTGTTATGGTCCGAATAAACAAAGGTTGATCTTTTTTGCCATCATTTGGCGCAAACACAACAAGTTTGGCAGCATCATGCTTTggagcaggttttttttttttcatatggaaCTGTGACGAGGTAGagtgaattatgaacagttccaaattgCAGTCACTGttagcacaaaaaaagtcatgaaaAGCTCACTAGAACAGCAGAACTATATTTGATCTTAACCAGAGACACTTTTAATTATGGCAGATGTGTGATAACTTCCATTTACCATGACTTTGAATGCAATTGGTTAACTCGCCACAacccagttataagagggtgtgcgcaCTTGTGCTACCcagttctttatttttacttcccctctcaAAAAGATTTGAAATGATTAGTCttggtcttatttttatttcgcAAATCAGCAATTTAAACAAGGGTGTGTATACTTTTTGTTTATATCATTGCAAGTCATCATAAGTCACAGACTATAGTTCACTTTAAGTTGGGGACAT is a window encoding:
- the rap1gapl gene encoding rap1 GTPase-activating protein 1, whose translation is MEEEKREDTFFPRRSLTFGVYGSLDISGDVAGAEAAEDNTTDILDSQVKNSKPVLSASNSQKETELFEIIEKLQGRRLDEQRCEFPLPLKSQLLTIGGDLPIILPSKLGRYWVDPPLERLADVSPTSSHHGLPSHSYELMERDREAKIYHDFFRSRYHNSFTAVDPILGPLVLSVCLEEDENRMRVILRMKECSLHGVFSLSLFSGIPSAVELAKILCYRVTVSKFDAVSYLKAPILIKAFDEHRVSSNFKFGVLYQKENQFTEEDILGNDEESEEFTEFLSILGNTVQLQGFTGFRGGLDVCHGQTGSEAVFTSFHGREMIFHVATKLPFTEGDPQQLQRKRHIGNDIVALVYQEGPTPFIADVIKSHFLHCFIVVRRVPSGKTDDTGQAAYQISVTARDDVPPFGPVLPDPAVFTDHSLLREFLLTKLINAEISCYKAEQFSRLELRTRSSLLESLQAELSTRSQCMLGDHPSASSLPAAESVRGVSEGSGGFIENFKRAIRVRSHSFETLGVPRKISGTSQQKPKTDKETESDCLAPAEVKDQASPQEET